The Toxotes jaculatrix isolate fToxJac2 chromosome 17, fToxJac2.pri, whole genome shotgun sequence genomic interval CACAATGGGCTGGTGCTGACGCTGGCTGCCGGCTGTGGACTCCTGCATCACACAGGCCTGAGGCTGTGTCTCCCAGGGTCGCTTAGCGAACTGTGGAGGCTGAGAGACGCCAGGAGGAAGCTTGGAACCCAGCCTGAAAGATagagaatacaaaaaaaaaaatagatgaaatGGCCTTTTTTTAACCACTGTGCTATATCTATGTAGGTTACTCATTAGTAcacagtttgatttttattcaaaaacacactcagagcaTGTAATAACATGTAATATTCACAGTAAAACAGAATTTACATTGTGTTATATGATAATTTTGAACATTACAACTAGTATCAACAAAGATAAACAAATCAAGACTTACTGTAAGTTGATGACATTGTCAGATGACTTTTTGTAGTTACATAATTAGCAACTGAATCACAGACTATCTGTTTGGGATATTTCATCCACGTAAGTCTGATttgaacaaacagcaaacatcacAGCTATGACTCATTAAATGTCTCATTCAAATGAAATCACCTTGAGAGTTTAGTAGAATCACATAGTAATACTCTCACATGACTTATGCCTTTACTCAATGTCTATAAAAAAGCTACAaattttttctcttgtttacaTGATCTCCACAGTCTGTGCGATTCAGCTTGAGGAAACACTGGTTCACACATCTAAAATTTTATTagtgattattttaattatgaaTGAACAATTAATTAAAGGTTGccctttaaatgtcagaaaatagtgaaaaattaTTGAAACCCAAGGTAACAACTACAGggggtttgttttctctcaaaaatgtcaaaaacccaaagatattcaactTAGTATCAcataagacagaaaaatgcagcaaatgcATATGTTTCAAAAATGACTTAAACCATTATTCAATTAGAAATATAAATTGTGTTGTATGGTGGATTTTCCCTTTAATAGTTGAGATTCAAAGATTCATTGTTTAGCATATTTGGAGTCTGAATAACTGTTTAGAgcagtgtttacagtgtaatCAGTTATTTATAGGGGAGTGGGAGTTGTCTGTGCAGTGGCTAGGGAAGTGAGTCCCTGGCGAGATGCTGTAGCATCTCTCCCACATGAGGCTCTGTGATGGAGTGCTCAGCAACGGTGGATGAAACCAGCTGGTGAAAATGTGCATTTGGTGCTAAAAATCATTCCTACTTGTTCTGTAGTCTGGCATGACACAGGCTTAATCTAAAATCTTGTCACGTTCTAGTGAAAGAATGAATTGTAGCGTGCTTAAATCTGAGAAGTAAATGCCAGCCAAACTTGTCACATGTTTGCTTGGAGGTTTCTCCTTTATTTTTTATCCAGTAATCCACGTATTTAGAGGCCTGACCTGCTCTTGACGTTGCCAAAGTAGCTGCTCCTGCTCTTGTCCCTCTTAGGCTCGTGGTCCATGGCTCCTAAAGTCTCCGGCCTCCTCACAGACTGagccattttctgtctctctttagtCTGAAGCTGGCAGAGGTGGCAGATGCAGAGGGACGAGGGGCTCAGCTGgcatccttcctcctccttttattCCCCATGCTTGCCTCTTGCCCCAGTTTACAGCACCTACACAAAACAGTTAGTCATAAAATATGGCTGATtttacaaacatcagtgagGCACGGGGGAGGGAGAAGGGATGGTAAAAGCTCTACTCtacctgcagccacatgacCCCATAAGTGAGCTTGACACTGAGCAGCATAATGGAGCCATCTTTCCAATTCAATTAAACTGTCAATAAGTCCATATAATTGGTGTGTGAGTTTGCTTGCAATCAATACGTCTGAGCTTATCGGTTCAAGGTTGCTGACCAAGAGGGGCAAATTAGGTACGTTTTGCACTTCTGAATAGCctcatgtttcatatttttatgaTAAAGTTAAACAGAATATGAATACAGATCAACATGTTGCCTTTAAAATGGATCAGACACTGTATTTCCTGACTGTAAACAAGTGCACAGCTGTATTTAGACATGACCTCAGCCTATGTTCATATCATGACATAGGAATGCATCAGGCTACATCCTCCAAAAACCTCAACTCACACGGCATTATTACAAGGCTCACATCCCTTTGGCTGGTGATCTGTCTGTCATCTCTGaatcagcagcaacaacaggatTAGCTTAGCTCTGTCCTACATCCTTCAGGAACTCCCAACACGTCTCAGTCATATGGcttacaaaatgaaaacaatttgCTTCCTGTAAATGATGCTGGTGAATGTGGAGGAAGTCAGCCTATTTAGACGACATTACAGAATAATCGAGACAGCGGCTACGctggcagggagagagaagaaaatccCCCATCAGCAGTTGAGCAAACATGAAGAATTCACTTGAGCACCAGGCAGAATGAGTAGCATCTTTACCGACCTGTGTATTGCCCAGGGATGGAGACGGGTGGCGGTCATATGAGCGCGTCTTCATATTGCAGTGTTATGATATCACTGCAGACAACAGTAACAAGTTCAATAATCAAGCTCCGCCCTGTGCTTAAAGGACCAACCGCTCGCCGACTGTCAAGATAGTTCCTCCCCCGGCCGGCGGACGTTCAGCGAAGACGGACGTACGTGGGGGTGAATCATCTTGTTCCGTTTCAGAAAGTCCACTCTGAGCTTCCGCCAGGTTTGGCACTGATGAGAAGAAAACATAGGTCCTGGGTCTCTCACTTTCTAATGAGCCATTAATAAATTTACTTGCATTTACTCGCATTTACTTGCGactttaaatgttaataaatcatatgttctacaaaaaaaaaaaaaaaaagtacaaccaCCAAACTGTGATGAATTAAAGAGCTAAAAAGACGTGCAAAGTCTCACAATAGAGAAGGCTATATATTGCTGCATATAAGTGATCTACAAAGCACTAGTAAATAATGTACTAACCACTGATAAAtccattcatttcagctcagaAACGCTCTATAAGTGGTCCATTGTCGGTCACGATTTATTCAGCACTGCCCACCTCTACCTCTAGGAGGGGCTGTAGGATCAGCGTTATCAAAGTTAGGTCATGAGgctccagccaatcagatcacaGGAAAGGGAGGCACAGGTTTCCGGCCTGATGAACGACAACATAGCTGTAGTCTCAAAGACGAAGAGGAGAAGCCGCTACAAGCGACGGATTTAATGCTGTGGCTTTCTGAGACTCAGCTGTAATCTACTGTAAGTTGCTATCTCGCGGCGTTTGCAGCATTTCGTGAGTATAAGCGAAACATAGTGAAAAATGACGGTCTACGGTTGGGGGTCAAAGCGGGGGCCGTTGCTGGTGCTGCTAAAGCTAACTGAcggtccctgtgtgtgtttgatgccCATAGCAACCGGCTAAAGATGCACAGAGCAAATCACAACTCTGAAGCTTTTGCTTTCTCTATTCTGGCGTTTACCATCCTCTTGCATTGACGGTAACGTTAGTCACAGCGGCATGCAGCGGTGCTTTTAACACAGCGGATTTAAATGTTAGACGCAGTTGGTTTGCTGTGTTAGCGCCGATGGTTGCTGCCCTGCTCCGGCATAATGTGGATGTACTCACAGTGAGGTGGTGAAGTTTAACCAACGAGCTTTTAGGCTTACAGTTTGCAATATACGCTAATATATCAATCTGTTTTTCGATTGTTTAGCTAAGAAAGTTATAAACGTCGAGTGCTTCAGTATTGAAGCTCGgaccacaaaacacattttacaaattCCAAGATTGCACGGCCCATATGTATTTTACTTgaaaaaagactaaaataagTAACTTAACTAGTTTCTCAGTTACTTAAAATTTGATTATCTTGTGTCAGTCGAGTAACGATTTCTAGACGTTTTGTTAAGTAGGgggtaaaatataaatgtgtttaagtTCTCCTCCGGCTTGTTTCTTTCAACAGATGCTCTAACTAATCACTAATTTATATCCCAAGAGTTGGCAGTCGGACAGACATGGCATCTGTTTACTGAACTGCTCCGTCTTCAGCCGCTGCTAGCACCAAACATTGGTGTGCGTCTTCCCAGTGATTGAGACAGACCCactgtcaccatggaaacagagaCAGTAAGTTAACAATGGCTTTATTTAACACCGTTTAACTTATAACTGACCTTTCCCCCACATCATTTTTCAGGAGTGCAAACAGTTCAATAAGTGCTGATATTGATTTATTATACTTTGTGGAGAtactgacagtgtttttatgttgtatGTTTTGCAGGAAGTTATTCCTATCTGGCAGAATAAGCCTCATGGATCCACCCGTAGTGTTGTGAGAAGAATAGGTTCTACTCTCCCACTCAGACCTCCACAAAGGGCATGTTTCCAGGTACATATCTTATCCATTGTGCTGAGGGACAACAGATGCTGATTAGCTACTAGTTAACTCTGGTGCCGTTATTTGTAATTGTGTGCTGTCtctgcaaaaataaacaataaaaaatgagTAATCTGTACAGCATTAACATATGTCCTTGTACTTCAGGAACTACCTGGCCTTCCCTCTCTTCGGCCTATGGACGGTCCTATGGTTCCTACCTTGGCAGACATTGCCTGGATTGTTGCAGATGAAGAGGAGACATATGCTAGAGTGCGGTAAGTATATAGTCAGTAAGTGctctttgttgtttattgtaATAAAGGATTCATTTGCTGAGACTAATTCCCCACTCTTCTGTTTTCAGGAGTGACACACGTCCTCTAAAACATGAGTGGCGGCCCACACCTCTCCTGGTGCTCCACAGAAACTCATCTGTGCCCAACTTCCGCCGTGAAGGCAAAAGGGTGGAGGGGCTCAGGAAGCCCGGAGTCACAGCTCTAAATCGTACCACAGCCCTGCAGGATGAGCTCAGCAGACTCCGTGCACAGATTGCCAAGATTGTGGCAAGTGATTCTGGTAGGTAAAACCCTATCAGAAATTACAGTGTGCACTTGTTCACTGTAGATAGTGAATCTGGTAAAATAACAGGGACATGAGAACTGGTAACAGGTGACTTTACAATGTAGATTTAAGATTTCCTTATTGACgctgcatgagtgtgttttaCCACAGAGTTACTGTCTTCATGTGACTGTGATTCTATTGTTGCCAAGTCAGCTGCCCTGATTCTCCTAAAGCTCTTTGGTACTAAGATGTCTTGGCATCAGTTTGTAGGTCAGTGACTAAAGATAATCTCTGCAGTTCTGTGGCAGTTGGGTGTTGTTCATTGAATATTTCAACAGGAATGTCATGAGAAAATATGAGGCATTCACATGTATTGTGCTGGACTGTTGACTTAACAGCATACTCATACCCATGCTCTGAATTCACTCTGGAAATGACAGATAAAAATAGAAGTGACATTTGGACTCAATATGTTGCTTTCAACACTGTTCCACTCAAACTCCACTTAATAGCAATTACATATCCTCtcgtttctctcctctgctttcttttttctctcaggcTCCAACCCCCTGACTCCTGATCTGCTCTCCCCTGACGACACAAGTATGAGCTTCTCCATGGCGCCTTTCGAGACAGTGTCCTACCAGCCGGCTGCCACGGCTGCTGCTTCCTTTGTCAtcagtgatgtcacagaggaagaggaagaggaggaagatgagaaagaTGTCGTCTCTGCAGTGTCAGAGCTGGTCCCTGACCCTCTGCCGCCTGTTTCCATGACGGCATCAGCGACATTTGACCTGGACAGGCCCAGCATGGATTTCCgggaggctgaggaggataCAGTGTCGCTGTCAAAGTCCACCAGCTTTGCTGACGTTATGGACATCTTGAAGGACATGAACCGCATGAAGATGAGCAAAGACAGGTAGGGGTTCCCAGTGGACCGAACACCTCATTGGTGAGTTTTATAGGTGTTGTGAAGTAGATCATTTTTTATCTTCTGGACAGAGCAAGGCAATATGTTTCCCCCAGTTTACAGTCTTTCTTTAAGCTAACCttctgctggctgcagcttcatatttaatagATGGATACAAGAGTGGCAAAAATCAGGCCGTATTCTCTGTCATTGCAGGTACAACAGAGGCTGTACGTCCCTGAGAGAGGAGGACTCAGCAACTCTGATTTCAGAGGCCCTGAAGAAAAAGTTTGTCTTGAAAGAAGAagacactgctgctgtgaaacgGAAGTAGCCCGATCACGTGTTTATCATCACTACACGATCCTGCCGTTCCATGTAAGTCAAGACAGGATGGTggagtttttgtatttcttttaagaaggtttttgtttttttaagtattttatatAATCAAATGTTTGATGTAAGTGGTAGGTCAGTGTTTTCAGCGGCAAAATGTTTTAGCTCACTTGTGGGTccttagttgttttttttttctcactctttaTTTTTAGGCCTTTGCCTGTGGAATATGTACCCATGGATCCACAACCCTTGCTCCTCAGACCCAAGGCAATAGCTGTCTGCCAGAGttagaacaaaaaaacactttgtccCAGACATTCAAAACCAAATGTGAACTTCACAGTGCTGGTGCAGTGTGAGGGGGAACGGCCTACTCTTGATAACAATAATCAGTTTCAGCACTGCGTCGCATATTGCATTCAGTGTATTTCTCTCTGGAAAAAAGGCTTTTATGttcaaatttattttcaataagGACTCAACAGACTGGTGCCAGTGCTGTTCAGTAACACGGTCAACATACATCTGGGGTGACATCCAAACCCTTCTGACAATGTTTTTGGACTCAAATTGTGGAATGTCCCTTTAAGGAGCATTTTATCCATCCTGCTATGAAAGGAGTCctactgagttttttttttcttttgaattttcCATAGAAGAGatgcaaataaatgttttttttttcagttttgtaaaGAATTCCTCTAACAtacttgaaaacatttttgagatGAAACAGATCTAGTGTACATGCGGAGATGTACTGTGGCTAATcaacagcgtgtgtgtgtgtgggggggggggataagtTCAGATCTTTGCTGTTAATATTTCAGTACTGAGTTTGCAAATGTGCACAGCATCATGTATGTTGCTTGCTCCACTGCGCCTCTTATGCCTGTCCTCATGTTTGTGATTAGCATATAGTTTGGTAGTCACTGAACCACAGGACACTGGCCcatactgaaacacactgatcaTATAGTTTGAAGAGTGAACTGTGTGGTGTATAAAACAaaggatgtgtgtgagtgaaatgtgCACCCACTGTTTGCAGCTGTTTGCGTTTCCTCTTAAGGCAACAACAAATACAAGCTTGTACCTGTTGTTTACATACTAATTTccgtgtgtgtaaaatgtgataATTGGTAGATGAAACCACTTTTATGATGGTTCTTACTCATGACATCAAACAGGTGATTTCAGTTGGGAGACAACTGACTGTGAGATGTGTAAAGGGTCCTTTTACATCAATCTGTATGCAGAGTTTTGACAAGACCATAAGtaaaatgcttgtgtgtgtgtgtcacaattAATATTCTTGTTGACGCCTTACCACAGATCTATTGCCTGTTCCAATGCCTGATTTATTCCCTTATTAGCTCAAAGTGCCATGGGTTTGTTTTAATCAGCCCACCCTTCAACGCCTGCCCATTGTTTTTCCTGAATGTGCCCTTCATCCTCAGCTTTCCCCATGTCTTCATCCAACAAACATACAATGAACAATTAAGTTAAGAACCAGCTGTATATGTTACAAATAACCACTCATAAGAAAATACTTCCTGTTTGTCACATTTACTTACACTCATATCACTCCTACTATGTTTTTCATCTGTCATATTTATGCCTACATGACCAGGAGTCCTATAGTGTAGTtttacagtgtgaaaatatGTTACTGTGTTTGGATTGAACAAGAACATGCCCGTCTGTGTGTCATTGTATGCAGTGGAGTTTAAGTATGTTTTGTCTTGCTTGAACTGGTCCTCAATGAGTCTCTGGTAATATTTCTAACTAGTTAATTTCCTCAATGGTCAAAGTGATGAGGTGTAAACCAATAAGCTGAAATACTGTATGCAAGTTTAAGTATATTCATTGTATGTCTGTGCTTGAGATGACAAATCTTACTCAGCAAACTCTACCAACTGATAATAAATTGAAGGGAAAATTTAGTTAATGAAGATTTTCCACAGAATTTATTGactttgttttgaattttgacTGTTTCCGTGTGCTTGTTTGAGAGTTTTTCACTGTTGTATCTCTGTGCAGGGTTGAGCcaatcaccaccaccaccaacacctgtatgtttattttttgtcatgtaCGGACTTGTTAATAAAGATGGGCTGATGTTTTGAGACTATTACTATGTTTAGTCTGTAGAAACTGTTCACCATGCAGTGACACATGTCACCAGAGTGGGGCAGTGCAGGTGAACAAAACTAGTGatttcttttaattatttatttttgccatatAAAGTAGAGAGCACCTTAATTCCCCTCAAAACTATGGCATGTATCACACAGACTTAAACGAGATAAGAGAGCTGTATCTTTTTTACATAAGCAAAAGTATCGATACCCGATTAGAAAAGCACTTtatttacaagtaaaagtcttgCATTCAACACTTGAATAGTAAAGGTCTggaagtattatcagcaaaatgggcttaaagaatgaaaaactaCTGTTTGTGTAGAATG includes:
- the mtfr1l gene encoding mitochondrial fission regulator 1-like, with product METETEVIPIWQNKPHGSTRSVVRRIGSTLPLRPPQRACFQELPGLPSLRPMDGPMVPTLADIAWIVADEEETYARVRSDTRPLKHEWRPTPLLVLHRNSSVPNFRREGKRVEGLRKPGVTALNRTTALQDELSRLRAQIAKIVASDSGSNPLTPDLLSPDDTSMSFSMAPFETVSYQPAATAAASFVISDVTEEEEEEEDEKDVVSAVSELVPDPLPPVSMTASATFDLDRPSMDFREAEEDTVSLSKSTSFADVMDILKDMNRMKMSKDRYNRGCTSLREEDSATLISEALKKKFVLKEEDTAAVKRK